Genomic DNA from Paenibacillus borealis:
GGGAGGTCAATCATGAGATGAGCCGTGCGCTCCGGATGTCGCTGATTCTGGCCATATTGACCATAATCATCCCTACCCTGCTGATGATCGTAATTATACAATCCTATAATCTGCGGGTCAGATTGCTCTACAAACATATGAAGCTGGTCAAATATGAGCAGTTCGAGAGCATCGATATGTATGAGGGGAAGGACGAAATTGGCGGACTCATCCGCAGCTTCAATCTGATGACGGAGAAGATCCGCAACCTGATCAATGATGTCTACAAGCTGGAGATTCAGAAGAAGGACCTTGAGCTTGAAAGAGTAAGGGCTGAGCTGAACTATCTGGAAAGTCAGGTAGACCCTCATTTCCTCTTCAATACGCTTAATGCCATACTGGTCATTTGCAAGAAATATAAATATGAAGAAGTTACGGATGTGATCCGGAATCTGGCTCTTATTCTGCGCAGGCTGCTAAGCTGGAAGGATGATCTCATTACCGTTGAGGAAGAGGTATCCTTTATTGTAATGTATCTGCAGATTGAGAAGTTCCGCTTTCAGCACCGGTTCACCTATGACCTGGATATCGATCCTGCCGTGCTGAATTGCCGGATTCCCAAGATGAGTATCCAAGCTCTGGTGGAGAACTCCTGTAAGCATGGCCTGCAGTCGGTGAAATGGGCGAGGACAATCCGCGTATCCGCTGCGATGGACGAGAGAGGCTTGGTAATTGTTGTGACCGACAATGGAAAAGGAATCGGTAAGGAAAAGCTGGAATGGATCAACTCCCATCTGCAGTCGGAGCAGGACTCCGGTAAAAATATCGGACTCCGGAATGTTTACAAACGCCTGATGCTGTATTACGGCGGCAGAGCCGGCTTCACCATAGAGAGCACCGAATATGAACGGACGGTAATCACCATTCAAATTCCCACAGACTTAGTCTCGGTTCCGGAAGTGGAGGGATCTAATGTATAAAGTGGTATTGGCAGATGATGAGACAATAGCATTAGAAGGATTGCGGACGTTGACCAATTGGGAGGAACTGGGCTTTGAAATCTGTGGTGCCTGTGAGAACGGGGAAGAAGCGCTGAATGCAATTGTACAGAGTTCACCTGATCTAGTAATTACCGATATCCGCATGCCCGAAATTGACGGTCTGGAGCTGATCAGGCGCGTACGGAAGCTTGAGATGGAGCAGCCGATCTTCGTCGTTCTCAGCGGTTACAGCGAATTTGAATATGCAAGGACTGCCATCCGTTACGGGGTGAAGCACTATCTGATTAAGCCTGTCGTTGATGCGGAATGGGATAAGGTGCTTGCTGATTTAACGGACGAACTGGAAATGCGCCTCAGGCTGAAGATGCAGCAGAATATGCTGGCGAGCAGGCTTCTTCCCCTGGCGATTGCTCGCATGCTTGAAGGCCAATGGGCCGAGCCTGAAGAGGAGGCTGCTGAACAGATGGACCGTCTGGACGAGGCGGTCTCGGGATGGACGTATCTGCATGTGGATGGTCCCAAAAGCAATATCACAGAAATTTGCCGGGAGCTGGCCGGACCGGCAGGAGCCTTGTTCATCGATCTGCCCGGCGACCAGGCAGGGTTGGTCGTGAAAAGCTCGGCAGCAACGGCCGGACTGGCAGAGCGGGTATATGCCGGACTGTCTATGAACGGCGTGAAGGGTTCCGTCAGCATCGGACCGAGTGTCCAGTCTCTCCGGGAGCTGTCCGTCTCTTATAGGGAAGCGGCAGGAGCCGCCGCCAGCCACTATTTCTATTCGGACGGAAGCGGACCGGTTGACACGGCAAGCAGCAACCGGAACGAGCTGAGCTATAATCTGCCTTCCGCAGAACGAACTGAGGAACTGATGAGTGCCGTGGAACGGCTGCAAGGGCAGAAAGTCAAAGAAAAATTGGACGAAATATTCAGAATGTTCAAGCAGAACAGAACAGCTCCTGAAGTTGTACAGATGACCAGCATGAATATCATGCTGAAAAGCATGGAGCTGCTGAAGGATTTCGGGGGGGCGGACGGACAGCGGGGAGGCTCGCTTGAATTTTTCAGAACCGAGCCGAGGTCGCTTGAAGTTCTGAAGGATACCCTGCAGATAGGATTGACTACGTGTATGGAGTATATCCGCCAGCATAAGGAACGCAGCTCCGAGCATCCGCTGGTACGGGTAGAGTGCTTCTTGAAGGATAATTATTTCAGATCTTTGACGGTAAAGGAGATTGCAGAGCACTTTTATATCAATCCGGTATATCTGGGCCAGTCCTTCATCAAAAAGCACGGAATCAGCATTCTCGAGTATATTCATAACTTGCGTATAGAAGCAGCCAAGAAGCGGCTGATCGAAACAAGCGACACTGTCCGGAGCATTGTGGAGAGTGTGGGTTATGTGCACTACCACCATTTCTTAAGAGAATTTGAAAAACGGACGGCTCAGAAGCCTGTAGCTTTCCGCCAGAAGGCCCAATCTGAAGGATGAAGGGGGAATCCCTTTAATTTGGTAATGGTAAACGCATACCGTTGAGATATCATAGATTTAGCTATTGAAAGCGCCAACAAAAGAAATTTAAACGCTTAATATCAATGGAGGGAATCAAATGACATATCAACTGAAACAGGCTGCCGGAAAGGTGCCGCCAAACGGCAATCCGCTGGTTGCACACAGATACGGGGCGGATCCCTATGCCCTTGTATTCGGGGACAGGGTCTATTTGTACATGACCAACGACGCCCTGGAGTACGACGGGAACGGCACGGTGAAAGAGAATTCATACAGCAGTATTCATACGATCACAGTTATTTCCTCTGCCGATCTGGTCAACTGGACCGATCACGGCGCGATTGCAGTGGCCGGACCGGAAGGGGCGGCGAAGTGGGCTACCCAGTCATGGGCGCCTGCAGCCGTCCATAAAGTGATACTCGGACAGGATAAGTTCTTCCTGTACTTCGCCAATAATGCCAGCGGCATCGGCGTTCTGAGTAGTGACAGTCCGGTGGGCCCGTGGATTGACCCTATCGGGGAAGCGCTGATTCTGCGCTCCACGCCGGGGGTCGAGGAGGTGACCTGGCTGTTCGATCCGGCGGTTCTGGTCGATGATGACGGCAAGGGCTACATTTATTTCGGAGGCGGTGTGCCGGAAGGCCAGTCCGCGGAGCCTGGCACAGCACGGGTTATGAGACTGGGTGAGGATATGATCAGCGTAGCGGGAACTGCTGAGGTGATTCCGGCACCCTTCATGTTCGAGGATGCCGGGATACATAAGCAGAGCGGTGTCTACTACTATAGCTACTGCTCGAATTTCTATGACGGGGAGCGTCCGGAAGGCAGCCCTCCTGCAGGAGAGATCGCGTATATGACCAGCAGCAGTCCAATGGGGCCCTGGACCTATCACGGAACGATTCTCAAGAATCCGGGCCATTTCTTCGGAGTATCCGGGAATAATCATCACGCGGTTTTCCAATTTCATGAGCAGTGGTATATCGCTTATCACGCGCAGACCTTGTCCAAGGCTCAGGGTATTGCGAATGGCTACCGTTCTACGCATCTTAACCGCCTTCTCCATAAGGAGGATGGCACCATTTATAACATTGAAGCCGACTATGAGGGAGTACAGCAGCTCCAGGTCCTGAATCCGTATGAACGTATACCGGCGTCAACGATGGGATGGAGTGCAGGTGTGCATACGGAACCCGTGACAGCCGGAGGAGTACAGATGGTGACGGAGATTGGCGTCGGCGGCTGGATCGGATTATCCGGGGTAGACTTCGGGAGCCGCGGAGCGGAGGCGTTCAGTGCTTCGGTTATGGGGCTTGAAGCGGGCGGTACGCTGGAGCTGCATCTCGATGACCCGGCTGGCCCAGTGATTGGCAAGCTGCCTGTTCCTGCAGTGAACGGGCCGGAGGAATGGGTGGAGCTGAAGACGGACGTCCAGGGAGCGGCAGGAATCCATCACCTCTATCTG
This window encodes:
- a CDS encoding sensor histidine kinase; this encodes MKNTRKPSAFINDIPLKYKFLFIYLLCVLVPILCINALFYVQISRNIETRERGNLEISVDRVAYDLMQIVNECVAISNTVAADRAYNEMMDYAYEDNNTYYDAYNDVLRDKLRQYSNLHSYIYWMGIYTTNPTIQNGGSYYVLSDSDKQSEWYSKISGSSDKVLLTSYQGANPLNPARQETYVSVIRKLDSFTGQPYTKYLRIDLRVNNVLELFQKERDYLSFKLLDEQNRVVLESDQSYFSTDPNDLLNVDASISQPASSRIVRSLSSAAYTKGWRLVGTPEGREVNHEMSRALRMSLILAILTIIIPTLLMIVIIQSYNLRVRLLYKHMKLVKYEQFESIDMYEGKDEIGGLIRSFNLMTEKIRNLINDVYKLEIQKKDLELERVRAELNYLESQVDPHFLFNTLNAILVICKKYKYEEVTDVIRNLALILRRLLSWKDDLITVEEEVSFIVMYLQIEKFRFQHRFTYDLDIDPAVLNCRIPKMSIQALVENSCKHGLQSVKWARTIRVSAAMDERGLVIVVTDNGKGIGKEKLEWINSHLQSEQDSGKNIGLRNVYKRLMLYYGGRAGFTIESTEYERTVITIQIPTDLVSVPEVEGSNV
- a CDS encoding response regulator transcription factor, with product MYKVVLADDETIALEGLRTLTNWEELGFEICGACENGEEALNAIVQSSPDLVITDIRMPEIDGLELIRRVRKLEMEQPIFVVLSGYSEFEYARTAIRYGVKHYLIKPVVDAEWDKVLADLTDELEMRLRLKMQQNMLASRLLPLAIARMLEGQWAEPEEEAAEQMDRLDEAVSGWTYLHVDGPKSNITEICRELAGPAGALFIDLPGDQAGLVVKSSAATAGLAERVYAGLSMNGVKGSVSIGPSVQSLRELSVSYREAAGAAASHYFYSDGSGPVDTASSNRNELSYNLPSAERTEELMSAVERLQGQKVKEKLDEIFRMFKQNRTAPEVVQMTSMNIMLKSMELLKDFGGADGQRGGSLEFFRTEPRSLEVLKDTLQIGLTTCMEYIRQHKERSSEHPLVRVECFLKDNYFRSLTVKEIAEHFYINPVYLGQSFIKKHGISILEYIHNLRIEAAKKRLIETSDTVRSIVESVGYVHYHHFLREFEKRTAQKPVAFRQKAQSEG
- a CDS encoding glycoside hydrolase family 43 protein is translated as MTYQLKQAAGKVPPNGNPLVAHRYGADPYALVFGDRVYLYMTNDALEYDGNGTVKENSYSSIHTITVISSADLVNWTDHGAIAVAGPEGAAKWATQSWAPAAVHKVILGQDKFFLYFANNASGIGVLSSDSPVGPWIDPIGEALILRSTPGVEEVTWLFDPAVLVDDDGKGYIYFGGGVPEGQSAEPGTARVMRLGEDMISVAGTAEVIPAPFMFEDAGIHKQSGVYYYSYCSNFYDGERPEGSPPAGEIAYMTSSSPMGPWTYHGTILKNPGHFFGVSGNNHHAVFQFHEQWYIAYHAQTLSKAQGIANGYRSTHLNRLLHKEDGTIYNIEADYEGVQQLQVLNPYERIPASTMGWSAGVHTEPVTAGGVQMVTEIGVGGWIGLSGVDFGSRGAEAFSASVMGLEAGGTLELHLDDPAGPVIGKLPVPAVNGPEEWVELKTDVQGAAGIHHLYLVFAGEGGTGLFKLGAWQFTEQN